DNA from Streptomyces luteogriseus:
TCCTCGGGTTCCAGGTCAGGGGGCCGGATCGGCGAGTGTCCGGCTCAGATGGGCGGCGATCTCGCCGACGTGCGGCGGATCGAGCAGCGACAGATGGTGACCGGCCACCGGCACCACCTGGAGACGTGGGCACACCTCGTCCCAGCCCAGCGCCGGGTCGTCCCGCTCGTACGCGGGGTCGCGCACGGTGTGCGGCGCGGGTTCGGTGGCGCGGTAGAGGACCACCGGCCCGTCGTGGGGGGCGGGGCTGTGCGACTCGCCGATGCCCATGTCCAGGTAGGAGGACCGCTGGTGCTCCAGCGCCGCGGGCGGAACGTCGGCGGCCTCCCGCAGGGCGCGCAGCACGGCGTCGATACGGGTCGCGTCGTCGTCCATCGCCACGAGCGCGTCGTACGGCAACTCCAGTCGCACGCCGTAGGCGTCGGCGACATGGCGGGCGAAGCCCTCGAAGTGCGCCCGGATCCGGTCGGACCGCGTCGACCCCGGGCGGGGGAGGGGCCGTACGGAGTCGATGAGCACGACCAGCCGCACCTCCCGCCCGGCGGCGGTCAGCTGCCGGGCGGTCTCCTGGGCGACGAAGCCGCCGAAGGACCAACCGCCCAGCAGCACGGGGCCGTCGGGGCGGACGGTGTTGATCGCCTCTGCGTAGCGCCGAGCCTTCTCGGGCACGGTCCCGGCTTCCTCGATCCGCTCCAGCCCGTACACCGGCTGGTCGTCGCCGAGGAGTTCGGTCAGCGTGCGGTAGACGCTGACCGGGCCACCGGCGGCGTGGGCGAGGAACAGCGGGGGCCGCGAGCCGGTGGCGCGCAGTGGTCGCACCGGGGTGTCGTCCCGGGGGAGGGCGCGTTCGACCCGGGTGGCGGCGTCCTCGACGGTGACGGCGGCGAACAGCTCACGCAGGGGCAGTTCGATGCCGAACTCGCGCTCCACGGCCGTGCGGACCCGGACCGCCATCAGCGAGTCCAGGCCGAGGTCCGCCCACGCGGTGCCCGGGGTGATCCGGGCAGGGGAGTGGCCGGTGACGGCGGCGATGTGGTGGGTCAGGCGGGCCAGGACCGAGGAGGGCCCGGTCGCCGAGGCGGGAGGTTCCTCCGGCAGCGGCTCCATGCGGGCGGCCCGGCCGTCCGTCCACCAGTGCCGTACGTGCCGCCACCGGGGCAGCGGCAGGTCGACGACCCGCCCCGGCGGCACGGGCAGTCGCTGTCCCGCCGCGTACAGGGCGCCCAGTTGCCCGGCGAACGCCTCCGACCCGTCGGCGTCCCGGCGCAGTGTGGCCAGGGCGAGGGCGCCCGGCACGGTGTCGGCGACGGCTCCCGTCAGCACGGGGTGGGGGGAGATCTCGACGAAGGCCGTGTGGCCGTCGGCCGCGGCCGACGCCAGCGCCCGGTCCAGCCGCACGGGCCTGCGCAGGTTGGCCGCCCAGTGCGCGGCGTCGAAGAGGCAGTCCCCGCGCGGGTCGTCGAGGACCGTGGAGTAGACCGGGACGTGCGGCCGCCGCCCCCGGATGCCGGACAGCGCGTTCACCAGCTCCGGCAACAGCTCGTCCACCTGCGGCGAGTGCCCGGCGCCGACGACCCGCATGGCCCTCGCCGCCCGGCCCTGCCCCTCCAGCCGGCGCACGAGCCCCGCCACCGCGGCCTCGTCACCCGTGACGACCTTGTGCCGCGGGGAGGAGTGCACGGCGACATGCACCTCCGGGAAGTCCCGTGCCAGCGCGTCCAGTTCGGAGTCGTCCAGGTCCACCACGGCCATCGCACCGCCCCGCAGACCGCTCAGCAGCCGGGCCCGTACGGCGATGACGCGCGCCCCGTCCGCCACGTCCAGCGCGCCCGCGCACACGGCCGCCGCCACCTCGCCCATGGAGTGGCCGATCACGCCGGAGGGCTCGACACCGTGGGAACGCCACAACTCGGCGAGTGCCAGCTGAAGGCCGAACAGCACCGGTTGGGCGACCTCCAGACGGTCCAGACCATCGCCCGAGGACAGATGGTCGTACAGGGACAGCCCGCACTCGGGGGCGAGCTGCGGGTCGAGCTTCTCGACGGCGGCGGCGAACGCGGGCTCCTCGGCCAGCAACCGGCGCCCCATGCCGGGCCACTGACTGCCGTACCCGGAGAAGATCCACACCGGGCCGCGCCCCACGCGGTCGCGGTCCCCGGTCGTCACCCGTGGGTCCGGGCGCCCGGAGGCCAACGCGTCCAGCGCGTCGGCCAGTTCGTCCCGGTCACGGGCGACCACGGCGGCACGCACGGGCCCTCGTCCCGTACGGCCGGCCAGGGTCCGGGCCACGTCGGCGGGGTGCGCGGCGCCGTCCCGCAGCCGGCCGGCGAGCCTGCCCGCGGTGTCACGGAGGCGCTCGCCGTCGAGGTCGGAGAGCAGGTGCAGACGGGCGGCCGGTTCCCCGGCCGGTCGTACCGGGACCAGGCCGGGCGGTCCTTCCTCCAGCACCACATGGGCGTTGGTGCCGCCGAAACCGAACCCGGAGACGCCCGCGACGGCCGTGCCGCCGTAGCGCGGCCAGGGCTCGGGCTCGGTCACCACCCGCAGCCGGGGATCGGTGAGGGAACTGCCCCCCTCGCAGTGCAGGGACGGTGGGATGCCGTCGTGGTGCAGGGCCAGCACGGTCTTCACCAGGCCGGCGATGCCCGCGGCGGACTCCAGATGGCCGAGGTTGCCCTTGGCGGACCCCAGCAGCAGCGGCTGGTCGGGGTCCCGTCCCGCGCCGAGCACCGCGCCGAGCGCACCCGCCTCGATCGGATCGCCCAGCGGTGTGCCCGTGCCGTGCGCCTCCACGTAGTCGACGTGCTCCGCGGTGAGCCCGGCCTGCGCGTACGCCCTTTGCAGCAGCGCCAGTTGGGCGGCCGGGTTGGGTGCCATCAGGCCGTTGGAGCGGCCGTCGGAGTTGACGGCGCTGGCGCGGATGACAGCCAATACGCGGTCGCCGTCCCGCTCGGCGTCGGACAGCCGCTTCAGGATCACCGCCGCACACCCCTCGCCGCGCCCGATGCCGTCGGCCCGCGCCGAGAACGGCTTGCACCGCCCGTCCGGGG
Protein-coding regions in this window:
- a CDS encoding type I polyketide synthase — its product is MRSADEAALRRLIAERVAAWNGTSPDDVPMDQPLADLGMASRDAVALAGELSRATGRELPATLLWETPTGQALVARLCETPAPGAGMAPVPRPAVPGGTAEPVAVVGVGCRLPGGVHGPDDYWRLLSEGVDAIRSVPEDRWRDFTAFPPADAHPYGGYLDDIAGFDADFFRITPREAAVMDPQQRILLEVVHEALDHAAVPAGSLAGTATGVFVGISAPEYGQLTGADPATVDPWAPAGGALGVAAGRLAYVLDTRGPSLAVDTACSSSLVAVHHACVSLRTGESDTAIAAGVNLLLSPVVTVAFRRAGALAPDGRCKPFSARADGIGRGEGCAAVILKRLSDAERDGDRVLAVIRASAVNSDGRSNGLMAPNPAAQLALLQRAYAQAGLTAEHVDYVEAHGTGTPLGDPIEAGALGAVLGAGRDPDQPLLLGSAKGNLGHLESAAGIAGLVKTVLALHHDGIPPSLHCEGGSSLTDPRLRVVTEPEPWPRYGGTAVAGVSGFGFGGTNAHVVLEEGPPGLVPVRPAGEPAARLHLLSDLDGERLRDTAGRLAGRLRDGAAHPADVARTLAGRTGRGPVRAAVVARDRDELADALDALASGRPDPRVTTGDRDRVGRGPVWIFSGYGSQWPGMGRRLLAEEPAFAAAVEKLDPQLAPECGLSLYDHLSSGDGLDRLEVAQPVLFGLQLALAELWRSHGVEPSGVIGHSMGEVAAAVCAGALDVADGARVIAVRARLLSGLRGGAMAVVDLDDSELDALARDFPEVHVAVHSSPRHKVVTGDEAAVAGLVRRLEGQGRAARAMRVVGAGHSPQVDELLPELVNALSGIRGRRPHVPVYSTVLDDPRGDCLFDAAHWAANLRRPVRLDRALASAAADGHTAFVEISPHPVLTGAVADTVPGALALATLRRDADGSEAFAGQLGALYAAGQRLPVPPGRVVDLPLPRWRHVRHWWTDGRAARMEPLPEEPPASATGPSSVLARLTHHIAAVTGHSPARITPGTAWADLGLDSLMAVRVRTAVEREFGIELPLRELFAAVTVEDAATRVERALPRDDTPVRPLRATGSRPPLFLAHAAGGPVSVYRTLTELLGDDQPVYGLERIEEAGTVPEKARRYAEAINTVRPDGPVLLGGWSFGGFVAQETARQLTAAGREVRLVVLIDSVRPLPRPGSTRSDRIRAHFEGFARHVADAYGVRLELPYDALVAMDDDATRIDAVLRALREAADVPPAALEHQRSSYLDMGIGESHSPAPHDGPVVLYRATEPAPHTVRDPAYERDDPALGWDEVCPRLQVVPVAGHHLSLLDPPHVGEIAAHLSRTLADPAP